Part of the Antechinus flavipes isolate AdamAnt ecotype Samford, QLD, Australia chromosome 2, AdamAnt_v2, whole genome shotgun sequence genome is shown below.
TGCTAACTCCTCGACAGCGATAAAAGTAGGGGATGTGGGGAAGGAGACAGTATTCTACCATTCAGCCTGActtttctagccactactaatTCATACGATAGAATTTTGAGCCATACGGGTCCTTGTGGATCGTTTAATCCACCCAGCCTCTGTTCTATAGGCTGGAAAACTGAGGCTCTAAGAAGGGGAAATATCTTGTCTAACGCCAGCTAGCTAGGTAAAGCAGAACTAGATGGCAAATGACAAGGGGATGGAGAGTGTACACAAGTTTAAGATCTTGCTCCTCTCCCAACGACCTCTGCTAAGTCGTGGGCTGGGACACAGGGCTCCAGACCCGTAAGGGCTGTGCTCCTTTTCCCCGGACTAAGTCGGCTCCTGGATCGTTCCAGCCTCGAATCTCTTTGGACCAACTACCTGCGGGACGTGCACTCTCGCATTCGCCCCCCGCAAGTTCAGGAACCGCAGTAACTCGTCATCTCTTTGCCGTTCCTTCCTAAAACCATCGGACCGGCCCTCTGGGCCTCTAGCTCAGGGTTCTGCCGGGAGATTTTGAGTATAGGACGCTCTGGGAGACGGCGATCGATTGAGCCGGTCTGACGGCTTTGCTAGGCGGCTCCTTAGCCTTCGTAGCTGCCGGAGGAGAGCACTGCGCAGGCGCAACGAAGACTGGCAGAGACTTCGGGGCTACAGATGGAGCCGTCCGGGGGGGAGCAAGAGCCGGGGGCCGTCAGGTACCGAGGACGGGAGgggcccaggaaaggagacacccctccctccttcctccctctgctAGGTCAGGCAGgctggggaagggaagaatgatGAAAGGAAAGGTCCCCAGGGAGAGAGTCCTATAGCCCCACACCAAAGGAATCTGGAGGAGACCACCGAGGGACACTCGTGGGGATATGGACGGGGGAGATGGAGGAACTATGGGGTCACGCGTGGGGTGAGGAGGTTTGTGGGACCCTGCCCAAACCTGGGGGACTGCGTGAGGCGGGGGGGTAGGCAGGGTACAGACCCTTTCTGCCCCGCCCCAGGCTCCTGGACCTGCCGTGGGAGGACGTCCTACTCCCGCACATCCTCAGCCGCGTCCCCCTGCGGCAGCTGCTCCACCTGCAGCGCGTCAGCAAAGCTTTCCAGGCGCTCGTGCAACTGCACCTGGCGCGCCTGCGCAGTTTCGACTCGGCACAGGTGACTCCGCCCCTCCCTGCGGCCTCGGGGCGGGGCCTCGGGGCGGGGCCTGGAGGGGCGGGATGTGCGGGCGGAGGCGGGAAGGAGCACATCCCCTAGTCAGAACCTGGGTTGGGGTGTTGGGAATAAGGGGAGAGGAGGTGGGCGGGCTAGCGATGGAGGCCGGGTGCCCAACCCGGGGCCCAGGTGTGAGCCCCGTGGGCACCTCCCCCAGGTGGGCCCCCAGGTTCCCAGGGCAGCCCTGGGCCGGCTGCTAGGTGACTCGGAGGGGCTCCAAGAGCTGTGTCTGGAGTCGTGCCGTGACTGGCTGTCCGATGAGGACCTGGAGCCGGTGCTGAGCCGGAACCCTGGGCTGCGGCGCGTGGGGCTGGCGGGCTGCGGGCGGCTCAGCCGCAGGGCCCTGGTGACGCTGTCCCTGAGCTGCTCGCAGCTGCGTTGCCTCTCACTTGCCCATTGCGACTGGGTGGATGGCCTGGCACTGCGAGGCCTCGCGGATCGTTGCCCGTGCCTAGAAGCCCTGGACCTCACGGCATGCCGGCAGCTCCGGGATACGGCTGTGGCCTACCTGGCCCAGCGCCGCGGGGCCCAGCTCCGATCCCTCTCCCTGGCAGTCAACGCGAACGTGGGGGACGCCACTGTGCAGGAGCTAGCCCGGTGCTGCCCGCAGCTCGAACACCTGGACCTCACCGGCTGTCTCCGAGTGCGGAGTGACGCCATCAGGTGCTGGGCCCAGGGACTGGGGCTACAAGGTGGGCAACACAGGGAACTTGATAAAGGACCAGGCTAACCACTAGACTGTCCAAAGTAGTGCAAGCCACCTCCCGTCAGGGGGTGTTGCAACAGGTGGAAGGGACCACCCTAGAGGGTACTCTCCTAGCAAGGAGATGGTGCTTTTTGAGGTGAGGCTTGTCTATGGTCATGTTATGAAGAGGCTAGACCTAGTGCAAAGTTCCAGAATAGCTCTACTATCTTTTGAGGGCTCTTAAAAggagtctctgtctctccctgggCCTGTTAAACAGGGGGACTGGGCTTGATGACCCCAAAACCCCTCCTCTCTGTCAGGAGAGGCCACACATCCTGGCCCTCACAGACCCCCTttacctgcccccccccccccctcaggaCCCTGGCAGAGTATTGCCCTCGGCTGCGCTCACTTCGAGTACGTCACTGTCATGATGTGGCTGAGTCTAGCCTGAGTGCCCTGAGGAAACGTGGTGTGGACATTGACGTGGAACCACCCCTGCAGCGGGCCCTGGTCCTGTTACAGGATGTTGTGGGCTTTGCTCCCTTTGTCAACCTGCAAATCTGACCAATCAGTGACAGGTGGAGGATTGGGGATTTGGTGAACACAGCTGGACTGTGGATCTGGAAACAACCTGTGCTGGAGGGCTCCACCTTTGTCTCCTTATCCCTCCCTGGGACCAGAGCCTGGACAGTATCACCATTttagaaaggaggggaaaaagggaaaaagaaagtgtTTGACTGAGCCTGGGGAGAGGGGTAGATAGCTCTCTCTGgggaaagatagaaataaaaaactcTACTTGAATCTGACCCAACTCTGCTGCTGTGGGGGAGAGGATATGGAGAACAGGACAATCCCAGTGTGTGTTCCCAGACCTGGGTGGGTTGGGAAGGGTGAGGGAAATCAGATGACAGTCTTGCCAGTTGATGAGAAATAAGAGGCCCATGCTACCACATTCCATGACCACCCCCTTGAAGACAAATAAACAGTTCTCATGCTTCACTCCTGCCACTTTACTCAAATGAAGGAGTTTCAGAAGAGACTTTGAAACTAAGCTTGGCTTGGGAAGAACAAGCTTCATAAACTCCTAGCCAAGAAGACCTTGGTGACAGAACTAACCCAGCCATCTTATTTTGGCTTGTCAGACCATTATCCCCAACTCCTTTAGACTCCCCTGGCCCACAGTCCTCAACTTCCCCAGAGTGGGGATACTCAGTGGAACTTGTACTTCCGGGCTGGTTTGAGGCTGATGTAAGTGGACTTCATCCCTTCAGGTTCTGGCTTCCGAATGTCCTTGTAACGTTCACCCTTGGTACTCACCACTTGATTGTCAATGTATCGGATCAGCTTCTTAGGAGCCTGTTAAGAGTACGGGGAGTGAGCATGAGGCCTTGGCCAGAAAAGGGAGTCCTTGTTATCCCTCATACCCAACCTACTCACCTCCTTGGGGGCCACAGGCCGATGAGTTTTCTGATCTTCTTCGCTGTCCACCATCATATACCTGCCATGATGGAGCCCAGTTTAGTATGCCTCTTCAGACCCCCTAGGGGGAAGGTCAGAGGCACTTGGGGTAAAACCAGGAGTCCCAATGCAGGCCTTCTAAGTGGAAAGATTCTAACTGGCTGCTTAGCTAAGTCCTGTAGGACTACTTTATCCTATATAAccatctccctttccccccaaactCACTTTTGTAGAATGAAGGATTTCACTTCTTCCTTCTTGGGAACGCCCTGTAACCTTGACGTGTCctggaaggaaaagcaaaatgagaCAGCAGATGTGGGCCCATATCTCCATTTATCTGGGGTTTCCTTTGGCATTCCCCACACTCAGCCCTGGTTGGTTCTATATCCATCTCTCCTCATCTATCCCAGTTCTTTGTATCCCTTCCATCTTTGGCCAGAATAAGGAAGGAAGTCTGAAGAACCATTTTTGATGGTCTGTGGCAAATACCTTTGAGTTGCTGCCAAAGGCTTGGGGTTCTGCTTTCTCCTCTACCATGATGTGAACAGCCTCTTCCAGGTCCCCCCGAGCCATGGCCAGTGCTCGCTCTGCCCTCCCCACCGTGCAGGTTGGGAACATTTCCAGTAGCAGTTGTATCCCAGCCTGTAGCTCATCGGTTTCAGACATCTCCTGTAAGACAGGCTCAGGTGATGAGTCCCAGAAGCTGGTCACATAATCTCTCCCCAACATCACATAGACATATAAGCACACGACTCCAAAAGGTGTAAGACTGGGGGCACTTGTTCTATCCACCTACATCCATTACTTAATACCAATGTAGTACATTGTTAACTGTCTATCCATAAGAGCAATAACTCACAATATATGGTAAGTATTACAAGAACAGAAGAGGAATCTGAAGTTAAGAAAGGTGAACTCCCTTGCCCAAGGTCTCACAATCAGTAAATATCACAGATGGGATTTGACTCCAGGTCTTTCTTGGGTCCACATCCCTTTTTAGGCTGCACTTGACTGCCCACTAAAAAGCCACCTTCTCTTTCCACCATTCAGGGTATAACCTCACTGCTTTCTACCCACTCCCATCCATCTCATACCTCAGCCTTTGTGCCTTCTCCCAAGACTGGGGGAGAGGTATGTGCCTGAGACTTTCTTATTTCTTGGGTGCCTTCCTCCAGGCTCTGGAGATGTTCTGGAGAAGTGGGAACATTATCCTCCTGGCTCTTGGGACACACATTTTCTTAAAGGTACAGAGTACACGGTTTTCAATCAGACCCGGGGATGCAGGGCCAAGTTCCAGATAAGTGCTCTAAAACCCATTCCCTTTCCCAATCCAGAACTCACCCTTGTTCCTTGCATCACTCAGGCGGCCTGAGAGGTCGAACATCATTTCACAAACTGTCCCACTGAGAAGGAAGCAGGACCAGGGATGAGAGCCTTTCTGTCCTCCCCTCAGAGCCCCACCCCAGTGAACCTGAAATTATCATCTGATTGTCCTTTCTTTGCCTTCCCAGCCAAGTTCTTCCAATTCTACCCTCTCCCATCCCAAGATAGGTGAGCATGATAGCCCCAGCATGCCCAggaaagatctggaaagaaaaGGGCTGAATCAAGGAGGTTACAAGAAAGCCCAGCACACCTAGGGATCTTGGCAAAGCCAGGCACGTAGGCATCCATCATCTCTGCAAAAGCTTCCATGTCAAAGTTCTCATCCGATGCCCCTGGAGAACCCAAGTCCTCCAGGACCCCAGTTATGTAGGAGAAGACAACTTCATCCAAACCACTGtaaggaatggagagagagagatggaggatcAGACAAGAACAACTCCATACTTGCTCCCAGCTCTGGTCCCCAACTCCTGAGACTTGTTCTCTCACCAAATTGAAGGAGCATTTAGATAAGGCTGAATTCATCTCCCCAGTGATTTTGGATGAGGAGAGCTTATGGCTATGTAATCCTTATCCTTGACTCCAAGTTCATTCTGTCACTTTAGGCAGATAATTCACATTGAAGCTCAGTCTATGTATCTTTCCAATGAACTAAAAGGCAAGCATTCTGGTAGAAATTCCACAATACGATTATCCTTCCCTTCAGAGAAGGACTCCTTAGGAGGACCTGGGGAGGTACCCAGAGGGCATGTTAAGCTATCCAGTCCTTTCTCCATTCCCCAAATGCCTTCTCAGAGAGATCACTGCAGAGCTCATAAAAGAAGTGCTAACCACTAGAGAAGTAGTCAAGGAGCCAGCACATACCTGAGATCAGCATCTGGGACATGAGTTTGGGCAAAGCTGATTAGGGTATCTCGAATGATCCTCTCGAGTTCCATTGCTCTCTCCTTTCCTGAAGGGGCAGAGAATATATGAGGCCCTCATTGGTTTTTTCCATCCTTGCTTCTGCTCACAAACCTCACTTGTATTGGGGAACACTGTCAGTCTTTTCCTAAGCCTTTATCATTAAACTGTCTGTCAGTTAGATGACTTTGCCAAATTTTGCTCTCAGAGACTCAGCCCCCCAATCCCTGCTTCCCTATAGACTGAATCCCTGGGTCCATATAAGATCCCTAAAGTTCTCccacctttctccttttcttcagaGATGAATAGTGGGGGAAGCCCAGTCTGTGGGTAAAAGAGGTCTGAGGGACAGTGGGCCCCTCCTCCAGACCAGCCCTCAGAAGGGACCCTTCTGGCTAGAATCCCAGAGGCCCCAGGGTCAAATGCTTCAGAGCTGGTGGAATCCCAGCCCTTTAAAACCCATCTGGCTGAGAGCCTGATCACAAGTGTCCCCATTGTCTGGCCCCCCAGTGGGGGAGAGCTCAGAGTCACAGACCCACCCACAACAGAATCCCAGAGCCACCCACCTGTTCATTCAGACAAAGGGGCTTTTCTAGAAGGCAGAGGATGGGATAGATTGGAAAAGTTATTTCACAATTTCTCTTCTTCACCATAATACCCCTTTACCCATCCCACCAGTCTGGGCCTTTGACTTttgaatttcttctctctctactccAGAGGGATTCCTCAGCTGAGGCCTCAGACTGGGTCTACCATCCTTTATTAAGACTTAGTCCCTAGAGAGAGGCTAAGAGAAGATCATCATGACATCCATGGGTCAACCAATCTATGTCAACTGACTAACAGTCAAACACTAAGGTCACTCAGTCACCACCCTGTTCTCTGGGAGGGGCAATTAACAGTTTTATCAATGGCAAAGTCTTCATGAAAGCACCCCCTATTACACTTGAGTGATCAGCTACAGTTTtctgagacagaaaaaagaaatcacagttcTAGATCCCACAGTCTGGTTGAGGAGACACAATCAATTTCCACGTTATTTGCAGAGCAATGAAAACGTGAGGCAATGAAGTATGGTGGAAAGTGCTAGCTATGGAGTCAAATCCTGCCTGAGACTTATTCCTTCTGagaccttggaaaaatcatttctctgagccccagtttccttatgcataaaatgagaaggttgagcTGGATGACCACTAGGGCCCTGTGTGGTCATGCGATCGTATCTGAGAATCAGTAATCTCGTCAGGATAGTCAAATGACAATAGCTTTTCTTTAAGAgttgctctcaaaaaaaaaaaaaaaaaaaaaaaaagcaacaactgcATTTTGGCCAGACTGGGCCTAAACTTGGCTCAGGGGAGGCCTGAAGCTGAGGGGAAGAGTCCTGAGACAACAGATTTTACAGGTGTGAGAACTAGAACATCACAGGAGACTCAGTTGAGTCCCCCCATGTCACAGTTCAGGAAACTGACTCACTGTAGGAAAGGCTGACTGGGACTATGGTGCCACCATGAGATGCTCCTGGGGAAACCAAGGAGCCGAGCTCAGGCCCTGAACAACGAGGTGTCCCCCTGCAAGCTTTCGAAGTACCTAGCCTGAGCCCTCAAAGCTCCTTCTCTTAGCCTCTTCCTCTGGAAGCTCCCAGCAACAAATAAGCAACTTATGCTGTTTCTGAAGAGAAAAATGGTTTTTCTCTTCCCGGCCTCCAAGGCCCTGAAAAATAGCATGGTAtcaatggaaagagcaccagaCCAGAGTAAGGAAACCTGGGTTCTAGAAATGCTTCTGTTCTAACTTACTGTGATCTTTGAaagttgtttcttttaaaaatagtaataacaaaaGGAACTTTATTCctcctgggcctcaattttctcatctgtaaaatgaagagattggaataAAAACCAGCTCTAttcccctctctttttattcatttttctgattgtttTCTTCAACATTAAAATGGGTTTAGGATGGAAAGACAGGGCCTTACTTGCTGAAGACAGGAGTcaagatagagacacagagagaacgagagaggaaaggaaaggtaaaaagagaaaaatgaagaccTAGTGGTTCTCAACTTGTTAGCTAAGAATCTCTTGAAGTTGTGAAGATTTATTGTAAGGAGTCTGTGAATATATAAATAAGCATACAGAATATATAATGTACATGTTTTTCAAGTGTACATCATAGGAATAATAAAGTATAACATTACTCTAAAGTCTTACtgaatttgtagcatttttttatcTGTCTTCATAGACTTTTCCAAGGagataaaactatttatagttatGTATGTAGGTACTACAACATTAAAAACGGTTACTTGTATCCTCAAAAGGTTGGAAAGCACTCCACACAGATATGAG
Proteins encoded:
- the FBXL15 gene encoding F-box/LRR-repeat protein 15 isoform X2; translation: MDGGDGGTMGSRVGLLDLPWEDVLLPHILSRVPLRQLLHLQRVSKAFQALVQLHLARLRSFDSAQVGPQVPRAALGRLLGDSEGLQELCLESCRDWLSDEDLEPVLSRNPGLRRVGLAGCGRLSRRALVTLSLSCSQLRCLSLAHCDWVDGLALRGLADRCPCLEALDLTACRQLRDTAVAYLAQRRGAQLRSLSLAVNANVGDATVQELARCCPQLEHLDLTGCLRVRSDAIRTLAEYCPRLRSLRVRHCHDVAESSLSALRKRGVDIDVEPPLQRALVLLQDVVGFAPFVNLQI
- the CUEDC2 gene encoding CUE domain-containing protein 2 isoform X1 produces the protein MELERIIRDTLISFAQTHVPDADLSGLDEVVFSYITGVLEDLGSPGASDENFDMEAFAEMMDAYVPGFAKIPSGTVCEMMFDLSGRLSDARNKENVCPKSQEDNVPTSPEHLQSLEEGTQEIRKSQAHTSPPVLGEGTKAEEMSETDELQAGIQLLLEMFPTCTVGRAERALAMARGDLEEAVHIMVEEKAEPQAFGSNSKDTSRLQGVPKKEEVKSFILQKYMMVDSEEDQKTHRPVAPKEAPKKLIRYIDNQVVSTKGERYKDIRKPEPEGMKSTYISLKPARKYKFH
- the CUEDC2 gene encoding CUE domain-containing protein 2 isoform X2 — its product is MELERIIRDTLISFAQTHVPDADLSGLDEVVFSYITGVLEDLGSPGASDENFDMEAFAEMMDAYVPGFAKIPSGTVCEMMFDLSGRLSDARNKEHLQSLEEGTQEIRKSQAHTSPPVLGEGTKAEEMSETDELQAGIQLLLEMFPTCTVGRAERALAMARGDLEEAVHIMVEEKAEPQAFGSNSKDTSRLQGVPKKEEVKSFILQKYMMVDSEEDQKTHRPVAPKEAPKKLIRYIDNQVVSTKGERYKDIRKPEPEGMKSTYISLKPARKYKFH
- the FBXL15 gene encoding F-box/LRR-repeat protein 15 isoform X1, with amino-acid sequence MEPSGGEQEPGAVRLLDLPWEDVLLPHILSRVPLRQLLHLQRVSKAFQALVQLHLARLRSFDSAQVGPQVPRAALGRLLGDSEGLQELCLESCRDWLSDEDLEPVLSRNPGLRRVGLAGCGRLSRRALVTLSLSCSQLRCLSLAHCDWVDGLALRGLADRCPCLEALDLTACRQLRDTAVAYLAQRRGAQLRSLSLAVNANVGDATVQELARCCPQLEHLDLTGCLRVRSDAIRTLAEYCPRLRSLRVRHCHDVAESSLSALRKRGVDIDVEPPLQRALVLLQDVVGFAPFVNLQI
- the FBXL15 gene encoding F-box/LRR-repeat protein 15 isoform X3, yielding MEPSGGEQEPGAVRLLDLPWEDVLLPHILSRVPLRQLLHLQRVSKAFQALVQLHLARLRSFDSAQVGPQVPRAALGRLLGDSEGLQELCLESCRDWLSDEDLEPVLSRNPGLRRVGLAGCGRLSRRALVTLSLSCSQLRCLSLAHCDWVDGLALRGLADRCPCLEALDLTACRQLRDTAVAYLAQRRGAQLRSLSLAVNANVGDATVQELARCCPQLEHLDLTGCLRVRSDAIRCWAQGLGLQGPWQSIALGCAHFEYVTVMMWLSLA